In Massilia antarctica, the following are encoded in one genomic region:
- a CDS encoding OmpA family protein codes for MTKQLNAALCLSISLAFAVTGCKPKPPAAPAQAPVAAAPAVVAPVAPAPAPVAAATPAPAAAGAAADAGLDKIPVITKPLPPFPFIDYPASVGEAFQSTTESDFDQLHLIVGNKIHTVEGRFRLMSFHLSDAKISKFQAQRDYVKAAVDMGGVKVNTTTPDNENFVAANGGDSYVLDKKLNFHGNSSSYDVYFIPTPTGRKWMVVMINDGGVRIVSIEEKQTASSVKMVTSAVMKSELDSKGRIALYINFDTDKAAIRPDGKPAVDEIAALMKKESALNLSVEGHTDNVGDKARNVTLSRERAQAVVQALVSDGIEGTRLSAAGYGAEKPLTDNSSDEARAKNRRVELVKVVKG; via the coding sequence ATGACCAAACAACTCAACGCCGCTCTTTGCCTTTCGATCTCGCTTGCCTTCGCCGTGACCGGATGCAAGCCGAAACCGCCTGCCGCACCAGCCCAGGCGCCGGTGGCCGCCGCACCGGCCGTGGTGGCCCCCGTGGCGCCCGCACCGGCGCCAGTGGCGGCAGCGACGCCAGCGCCGGCCGCCGCCGGTGCCGCGGCCGACGCCGGCCTCGATAAAATCCCGGTCATCACCAAGCCGTTGCCGCCATTTCCGTTTATCGATTATCCGGCCAGCGTCGGCGAAGCGTTTCAGTCGACCACGGAATCCGACTTCGACCAGTTGCACCTGATCGTCGGTAACAAAATCCATACGGTCGAAGGGCGCTTCCGCTTGATGTCGTTCCATCTGTCGGATGCCAAGATTTCGAAATTCCAGGCCCAGCGCGATTACGTCAAGGCAGCGGTGGATATGGGCGGCGTCAAGGTCAATACCACCACGCCGGATAATGAGAACTTCGTGGCGGCCAATGGCGGCGACTCCTATGTCCTGGATAAGAAACTGAATTTCCATGGAAACTCCAGCAGCTACGACGTCTACTTTATTCCGACGCCGACGGGCCGCAAATGGATGGTCGTGATGATCAACGACGGCGGCGTGCGCATCGTCTCCATCGAAGAAAAGCAGACCGCGTCGTCGGTGAAAATGGTCACTTCCGCCGTCATGAAATCGGAACTCGACAGCAAGGGCCGCATCGCGCTGTACATTAACTTCGACACCGACAAGGCGGCCATTCGCCCGGACGGCAAGCCGGCGGTCGATGAAATCGCCGCGCTGATGAAAAAGGAAAGCGCGCTCAATCTGTCGGTCGAAGGCCACACCGACAACGTGGGCGACAAGGCGCGCAACGTCACCCTGTCGCGCGAACGTGCGCAGGCCGTGGTGCAGGCCCTGGTGAGCGATGGCATCGAGGGCACCCGCCTGAGCGCGGCGGGCTACGGTGCCGAAAAACCGCTGACCGACAACAGCAGCGACGAAGCCCGCGCGAAGAACCGCCGCGTGGAGCTGGTCAAAGTCGTCAAAGGCTGA
- a CDS encoding cupin domain-containing protein — translation MPALTPDRFMKEEGSPEGLAEPNQTLWISEAGGLTQFGAFVEVLQPGTRSSIKHWHSAEDEMVYVLEGHVTVVEGDTETILKPGDAATFRAGVAVGHFLWNRSASPTRCLVVGTRAPVDRISYPDHDRVCQRDRSLPDDIWMNAAGEPASSPY, via the coding sequence ATGCCTGCGCTCACGCCTGATCGTTTCATGAAGGAAGAAGGCTCCCCCGAAGGATTGGCTGAACCCAACCAGACGCTCTGGATTTCGGAGGCCGGCGGGTTGACGCAGTTTGGCGCCTTCGTGGAAGTGCTGCAGCCGGGCACGCGCTCGTCGATCAAGCACTGGCACAGCGCGGAAGATGAAATGGTCTACGTCCTGGAGGGCCACGTGACAGTGGTTGAAGGCGATACCGAAACCATCTTGAAGCCCGGCGACGCGGCCACCTTCCGTGCGGGTGTCGCGGTCGGCCACTTTCTTTGGAATCGCAGCGCGTCGCCCACGCGCTGCCTGGTGGTCGGCACCCGCGCTCCGGTCGACAGGATCAGCTATCCCGACCACGACCGGGTATGCCAGCGCGACCGCTCGCTGCCTGACGACATCTGGATGAACGCGGCGGGAGAACCCGCATCGAGTCCCTATTGA
- a CDS encoding ATP-grasp domain-containing protein: protein MHWVIQQSIFKPGNYQLLVNALDTLGISYTPVAIPNGTFDMAPDVNPAGKVYVCGAIKLARIARDKGWVPGSFLNENFKFDIWLAQLGSRLLNHDIESGTLADVRSGHLAKFFIRPAEDNKAFDGMVMDSDTLADWRRDPAKAHLQKIDVVVSPVKAIYREYRLFIVNREVVTGSVYRIGGRAEISPDVEDDVLDYARSVIDTWTPAQSFVMDVGLTEEGLKVIEFNNINSSGFYAINVPKYVDAIQTHYG, encoded by the coding sequence ATGCATTGGGTGATTCAACAAAGTATTTTCAAGCCGGGCAATTACCAGTTGCTGGTCAATGCGCTCGATACGCTGGGCATTTCCTATACGCCGGTGGCGATTCCCAACGGGACGTTCGACATGGCTCCCGATGTGAACCCGGCAGGGAAGGTTTATGTCTGCGGCGCCATCAAGCTCGCCAGGATCGCACGCGACAAGGGCTGGGTTCCCGGCAGCTTCTTGAACGAGAATTTCAAGTTCGATATCTGGCTCGCCCAACTCGGTTCCCGGCTGCTGAACCACGACATCGAGTCCGGCACCTTGGCCGACGTACGCAGCGGCCACCTGGCGAAGTTCTTCATCCGCCCGGCCGAAGATAACAAGGCCTTCGACGGCATGGTGATGGACAGCGATACGCTCGCCGACTGGCGGCGTGATCCGGCCAAAGCCCACCTGCAAAAGATCGACGTCGTCGTCTCGCCGGTCAAGGCGATTTATCGCGAATATCGCCTGTTCATCGTTAACCGCGAGGTGGTGACCGGCTCGGTGTACCGCATCGGCGGCCGCGCGGAGATATCGCCCGACGTGGAAGACGATGTCCTCGACTATGCCCGCAGCGTGATCGACACATGGACCCCGGCGCAGTCGTTCGTCATGGATGTGGGCCTAACCGAGGAAGGGTTGAAGGTAATTGAGTTCAATAACATCAACAGCTCGGGTTTTTACGCGATCAATGTTCCAAAGTATGTCGACGCGATTCAAACGCACTACGGCTAA
- a CDS encoding OmpA family protein: MTKQRNAALCLSISLAFAFTGCKPKAPVEPVPAPVASAPAAAAPAVVQAPVAATPPPVSASADVDLDKIAVISKPMPPFPFVDYPENIGESKQQTKASDFDQLHLIVGNKVQAVEGRFRRLVFELADAKVSRFQAQRDYAKAALDMGGVKINTSMPKDEAFQKVNGVFNDAMAKTLDYPNENYSYESYFFPTPTGRKWMLIMANENSVRVTSIEEKQTASMVKMVTAAVMKSELDSKGHVALYINFDTDKSAIRPDGKPAVDEIAALMKKETALHLSVEGHTDNVGDKARNVSLSRERAQAVVQALVSDGIDGARLNATGHGAEKPLVDNGSEENRAKNRRVELVKVVKS, encoded by the coding sequence ATGACCAAACAACGCAACGCCGCTCTCTGCCTGTCGATCTCGCTCGCCTTTGCCTTCACCGGATGCAAGCCGAAAGCACCGGTCGAACCCGTACCGGCGCCCGTCGCCAGCGCCCCCGCCGCTGCGGCGCCCGCCGTGGTGCAAGCGCCGGTGGCCGCAACGCCGCCGCCCGTGTCCGCCAGCGCCGACGTCGACCTCGATAAAATCGCGGTCATCAGCAAGCCGATGCCGCCGTTCCCGTTTGTCGATTACCCGGAAAACATCGGCGAATCGAAGCAGCAAACCAAGGCCTCCGATTTCGACCAGTTGCACCTGATCGTCGGTAACAAGGTGCAGGCCGTCGAAGGGCGTTTCCGGCGGCTGGTGTTCGAACTGGCCGATGCCAAGGTATCGCGCTTCCAGGCACAGCGCGATTACGCCAAGGCGGCATTGGATATGGGCGGCGTCAAGATCAATACCAGCATGCCGAAAGACGAGGCGTTCCAGAAAGTGAATGGCGTTTTCAACGATGCCATGGCAAAGACCCTGGATTACCCGAACGAGAATTACAGCTACGAAAGCTACTTTTTCCCGACCCCGACCGGCCGCAAATGGATGCTGATCATGGCCAATGAAAACAGTGTGCGCGTCACGTCGATCGAAGAAAAACAGACGGCATCGATGGTCAAGATGGTGACCGCCGCGGTCATGAAATCGGAACTCGACAGCAAGGGCCACGTCGCCCTCTACATTAATTTCGACACCGACAAGTCAGCGATTCGTCCGGACGGCAAGCCGGCGGTCGATGAAATCGCCGCGCTGATGAAGAAAGAAACGGCGCTGCACTTGTCCGTCGAAGGGCATACCGATAATGTTGGCGACAAGGCCCGTAACGTCAGCTTGTCGCGTGAACGCGCGCAGGCCGTGGTGCAGGCCCTCGTGAGCGACGGCATCGACGGCGCCCGCCTGAATGCCACCGGCCACGGCGCGGAGAAGCCGCTGGTGGATAACGGCAGCGAAGAGAACCGCGCGAAAAACCGCCGTGTCGAGCTGGTCAAGGTCGTGAAAAGCTGA
- a CDS encoding OmpA family protein: MTKHLNAALCLSISLAFAVSGCKPKAPVNPVQAPVASAAASGPQAAATPAEAPVAAPAAASAAAAVDLDKIAVLAKPVPPFPFVDYPPSVDKKTYSTKESDFDQVHVIVGDKLHAVEGRVRKISFALDNAKISQFQAQRDYTQAALNMGGIKVNTAKPHDTAFLAANGDDQTELDKKLGYEFHTYSYEVYFLPTATGRKWIVVMVSDTDVDIISVEEKQTASSLKVVTAADMKSELDSNGHVALYINFDTDKAAIRADGKPAVDEIAALMKKESALNLSVEGHTDNVGDKARNVTLSRERAQAVVRALVSDGIDGTRLSAAGYGAEKPLTDNSSDEARAKNRRVELVKLARG, encoded by the coding sequence ATGACCAAACACCTCAACGCCGCTCTTTGCCTGTCGATCTCGCTCGCCTTTGCCGTCAGCGGATGCAAGCCGAAAGCACCGGTCAACCCGGTGCAGGCACCAGTGGCAAGCGCGGCGGCGAGCGGGCCGCAAGCGGCCGCCACACCGGCAGAGGCGCCGGTTGCAGCACCGGCCGCGGCCAGCGCTGCAGCCGCTGTCGACCTCGACAAGATCGCGGTCCTCGCCAAGCCGGTGCCACCGTTCCCGTTTGTCGATTACCCGCCAAGCGTCGATAAAAAGACTTACAGCACCAAGGAATCCGATTTCGACCAGGTGCATGTCATCGTCGGCGATAAATTGCATGCGGTCGAAGGGCGTGTCCGTAAAATCTCCTTCGCTCTGGACAATGCCAAGATCTCCCAATTCCAGGCCCAGCGCGATTACACCCAGGCGGCGCTGAACATGGGGGGTATCAAGGTCAATACCGCCAAGCCGCACGACACCGCGTTCCTGGCGGCCAATGGCGACGATCAAACCGAGCTCGATAAAAAGCTGGGCTACGAGTTTCACACCTATTCCTATGAGGTGTACTTCCTGCCGACCGCGACCGGCCGCAAATGGATCGTCGTGATGGTGAGCGACACAGATGTGGATATCATTTCCGTCGAAGAAAAACAGACCGCTTCCTCGCTGAAGGTCGTGACCGCCGCCGACATGAAGTCTGAACTTGACAGCAATGGCCATGTCGCGCTGTACATCAACTTCGACACCGACAAGGCCGCCATCCGCGCTGATGGCAAGCCGGCGGTCGATGAAATCGCTGCGCTGATGAAAAAGGAAAGCGCGCTGAATTTGTCGGTTGAAGGCCACACCGACAACGTGGGCGACAAAGCCCGCAACGTGACCTTGTCGCGCGAACGCGCGCAGGCCGTGGTGCGGGCCTTGGTGAGCGATGGCATCGACGGCACCCGCCTGAGCGCGGCGGGTTACGGTGCCGAAAAACCGCTGACCGACAACAGCAGCGATGAAGCCCGTG